One window of Pseudacidobacterium ailaaui genomic DNA carries:
- a CDS encoding pectinesterase family protein, with product MRHVCWTLVFVFAVAVYGQDTRHVTEPSIPPSCVVLKAELQASQGRLDEREEQREDTKRIQQAIDSCSPGKAVELEADGQKDIFLSGPLQLKKGVTLLVDANTAIFASRNPRDYDITPGSCGIVSEKGHGCRPLIAVNNAPDSGVMGDGSIDGRGGEKLIGQNETWWDLAHRAKIEDKGQSCFRLIEVNRSDNFTLYRITLRNSPNFHVAVNQTNGFTAWGVKILTPKTARNTDGIDPGSSTNVTIAYSYIHTGDDNVAIKSGKAGAAANMSIVHNHFYTGHGMSIGSGTEGGVHHILVQDLTIDGADNGIRIKSDRSRGGLVRDVIYEDVCIRDTKNPILFTPLYTTFSGNALPVYRDIVLKDVHVLSPGTYTFLGLDAQHKLGVTLDNVYADRLEQSKMQARDAEITLRNRGNLVPNGEDVSVTERDTNKGSPIPCAGRFVPFPKTTTAPEAANTVLPEDKTFYVAADGTGDYYSIQKALDEAPATGGATLLVAPGTYREVLHIDKPGIRLRSANPDASKTVVVYDLSAGTSGGTFHSATVNVTADDFFAENITFENDWNRTHPQLPAGSQALALLVTGDRAVFHNVHLLGNQDTLYTGSHCPSGGTSCEPTRQYFSNCYIAGNVDFIFGDGKSFFDHCEVHSTPHSEGFVTAQGKHEPKEDSAYVFDECRLTADPGVTNVYLGRPWRPYATVVFLNTWMGEHIQPAGWREWHPGETHSLDTAFYAEYQSVGPGAHRKERDPHTKFLTSAEAEKYMVHAFLSGKDDWDPLAVITQNKLE from the coding sequence ATGCGTCATGTGTGCTGGACCCTGGTTTTTGTATTTGCGGTTGCGGTCTATGGGCAGGACACGCGTCATGTCACCGAGCCGTCCATTCCTCCTTCATGTGTGGTGCTGAAAGCCGAGTTGCAGGCGAGCCAGGGGAGATTGGACGAGCGCGAGGAACAACGCGAAGATACAAAGCGGATCCAACAGGCGATTGATTCCTGTTCGCCGGGGAAGGCGGTGGAGTTAGAGGCAGACGGGCAGAAGGACATTTTTTTGAGTGGTCCGTTGCAGCTCAAAAAGGGTGTCACGTTGCTGGTGGACGCCAATACGGCGATCTTTGCCTCGCGCAATCCGCGTGACTACGACATCACTCCAGGAAGCTGCGGCATTGTGAGTGAAAAAGGGCATGGGTGCAGGCCGCTGATTGCTGTGAACAACGCTCCGGACAGCGGGGTGATGGGGGACGGCTCGATTGATGGGCGCGGCGGCGAAAAGCTCATAGGGCAGAACGAAACATGGTGGGACCTGGCGCATCGGGCCAAGATTGAAGACAAGGGGCAGAGCTGCTTCCGTCTGATTGAGGTCAACCGATCGGACAACTTCACGCTCTACCGGATTACCCTGCGCAATTCGCCAAATTTCCATGTTGCAGTCAACCAGACCAATGGATTTACGGCGTGGGGCGTGAAGATCCTGACGCCAAAGACGGCGCGCAATACAGATGGCATTGATCCTGGATCGTCCACAAATGTAACGATTGCGTATTCCTACATTCACACGGGGGACGACAATGTAGCGATCAAGTCGGGAAAGGCAGGTGCGGCCGCGAACATGTCCATTGTGCACAACCATTTTTATACAGGACACGGGATGTCCATTGGCAGCGGAACTGAGGGCGGCGTCCATCACATTCTGGTGCAAGACCTAACAATCGACGGCGCGGACAACGGCATTCGCATCAAGTCTGATCGCAGCCGGGGCGGGCTTGTGCGTGACGTGATCTATGAGGACGTTTGTATTCGCGATACGAAGAACCCGATTCTGTTTACGCCGTTGTACACCACCTTCTCGGGAAATGCGCTGCCGGTATACCGCGACATTGTGCTGAAGGACGTGCATGTGTTGTCGCCGGGCACGTATACGTTTCTTGGTCTGGATGCGCAGCACAAGCTCGGCGTAACCCTCGACAATGTTTATGCCGATAGGCTGGAGCAGTCGAAGATGCAGGCGCGGGACGCAGAAATTACGCTGCGCAACCGTGGAAATCTTGTGCCGAACGGTGAGGACGTATCTGTAACAGAGAGAGATACAAATAAGGGCAGTCCGATTCCATGTGCTGGTCGCTTTGTTCCTTTTCCGAAGACAACAACTGCGCCGGAGGCGGCGAACACGGTCCTGCCGGAAGACAAAACCTTCTATGTGGCGGCCGATGGCACTGGCGATTACTATTCCATCCAGAAGGCGCTGGATGAAGCGCCTGCGACAGGCGGTGCCACGCTCCTGGTCGCTCCTGGGACCTATCGTGAAGTGCTGCACATTGACAAGCCGGGGATCCGGCTGCGCAGCGCCAATCCAGACGCCAGCAAGACGGTTGTGGTCTACGACCTGAGCGCGGGCACCTCCGGAGGGACATTTCATTCCGCCACAGTGAATGTAACTGCAGACGACTTTTTTGCGGAGAACATTACGTTTGAGAATGACTGGAACAGGACGCATCCGCAGCTTCCGGCAGGATCGCAGGCCCTGGCGCTTCTGGTGACGGGTGACCGGGCAGTATTTCACAATGTGCATCTGCTGGGGAATCAGGACACACTTTATACGGGGAGCCATTGTCCTTCCGGCGGGACTTCATGTGAGCCGACACGGCAATATTTTTCCAATTGCTACATTGCCGGCAATGTGGATTTTATTTTTGGAGACGGCAAGTCTTTTTTCGACCACTGCGAGGTCCACAGCACTCCGCATTCTGAGGGATTTGTCACGGCGCAGGGCAAGCATGAGCCCAAGGAGGACTCGGCGTATGTCTTTGACGAATGCAGGCTGACAGCAGATCCCGGAGTGACGAATGTCTATCTGGGCAGGCCGTGGAGACCGTATGCTACGGTTGTCTTTCTGAATACATGGATGGGTGAGCATATTCAGCCTGCGGGATGGCGGGAGTGGCATCCAGGCGAGACACATTCGCTGGACACGGCGTTCTATGCGGAATACCAATCTGTCGGGCCGGGAGCGCACCGAAAGGAGCGCGATCCGCACACGAAATTCCTGACGAGTGCAGAGGCGGAGAAGTACATGGTCCACGCATTCCTGAGCGGTAAGGATGATTGGGACCCTCTGGCGGTCATTACTCAAAACAAACTGGAGTAG
- a CDS encoding rhamnogalacturonan acetylesterase, which produces MLLKKTSLICLLWILLSGLSLAQTAPATPSRPSLPTLFLIGDSTVRNGNGTGANGLWGWGDLLPEYFDLSKINIVNRARGGRSSRTFLTEGLWDDTLALIKPGDYVIMQFGHNDASPLDDAARARGTLPGTGDETRDIWNPITKKQETVHTYGWYMRKFIKDTLAKGAMPIICAPIPRNNWKDGKVVRNEDSYGGWARQLAGEFHIGFINLNEIIAEKYETMGEARVAPLFPSDHTHTSREGAEINAEAVVAGLKALPGNPFKKYFSPKARTIHAWKAR; this is translated from the coding sequence ATGCTTCTGAAAAAAACCTCTCTGATCTGTCTCCTCTGGATTCTGCTCTCAGGTCTATCCCTCGCCCAGACCGCGCCTGCAACACCATCGCGACCCTCTCTTCCCACCCTCTTTCTCATCGGCGACTCCACTGTGCGCAATGGAAACGGAACCGGCGCGAACGGCCTCTGGGGATGGGGCGACCTTCTTCCTGAATACTTTGATCTCTCAAAGATCAACATCGTCAATCGCGCACGCGGCGGACGCAGTAGCCGCACTTTTCTCACCGAGGGCCTCTGGGATGACACCCTCGCCCTCATCAAGCCCGGCGATTACGTCATCATGCAATTTGGCCACAATGATGCGAGCCCGCTTGATGATGCCGCACGCGCACGCGGAACGCTACCCGGCACCGGGGATGAAACGCGCGATATCTGGAACCCCATCACAAAAAAGCAGGAAACAGTGCACACTTACGGCTGGTACATGCGCAAGTTTATAAAAGACACGCTGGCCAAAGGCGCGATGCCCATCATCTGCGCACCGATTCCGCGCAACAACTGGAAAGATGGCAAAGTGGTCCGTAATGAGGACTCCTATGGCGGATGGGCGCGTCAGCTTGCCGGAGAGTTTCACATCGGCTTCATCAACCTGAACGAGATCATCGCAGAAAAGTATGAGACGATGGGCGAAGCAAGAGTCGCGCCGCTCTTTCCTTCCGACCACACCCACACTTCACGCGAAGGCGCAGAGATCAATGCTGAAGCGGTCGTCGCCGGCTTGAAAGCATTGCCAGGAAATCCCTTCAAAAAATATTTTTCGCCAAAAGCGCGCACCATCCATGCCTGGAAAGCCCGATAA
- a CDS encoding rhamnogalacturonan acetylesterase, with protein MTVEVGGGADASVTTVKAESRRLMLLSVATAPHQSISKKFIVNVRTPRIEDGKEVHLKPREIGSLDWDDKLTLEFIGQKPAFRSITIEKVQVPVVYLAGDSTVVDQDKEPWAAWGQMLPVFFNDTVSVSDQAESGETIHSFTVENRFAKIFSTLKAGDYLFMQFAHNDQKPGKGFVSIAEYKQSLAESIQMARSKGATPVLVTSMNRRTFDAEGKIIQTLGDYPAAMREIAQQQHVALIDLNAMSKALYEAMGPQGTMKAFVHFPANTFPDQPLALNDDTHFTDYGAYELARCVVQGIREAGLPLTSAIVKTESGFDPAQPDRPEFLKLPLDPQVSAVTPYGR; from the coding sequence GTGACGGTAGAGGTGGGCGGCGGGGCAGATGCTTCTGTCACCACGGTGAAGGCCGAGTCGCGCAGGCTGATGCTGCTTTCTGTAGCCACGGCGCCGCATCAGAGCATCAGCAAGAAATTTATTGTGAATGTGCGGACACCTCGTATTGAGGATGGGAAGGAAGTCCACTTGAAGCCGCGCGAAATTGGCAGTCTCGATTGGGACGACAAGCTGACGCTTGAATTCATAGGCCAGAAGCCAGCATTCCGCAGCATTACCATTGAGAAAGTCCAGGTCCCTGTGGTGTATCTTGCGGGCGACTCCACTGTGGTGGACCAGGACAAAGAGCCGTGGGCGGCATGGGGCCAGATGCTGCCGGTGTTCTTCAATGATACTGTGAGCGTTTCTGACCAGGCCGAATCGGGAGAGACGATCCACAGCTTCACGGTGGAGAACCGCTTTGCAAAAATCTTCAGCACTCTCAAAGCGGGCGACTACCTCTTCATGCAGTTTGCGCACAATGACCAAAAACCGGGCAAAGGTTTTGTTTCGATCGCGGAATATAAACAATCTCTGGCCGAATCGATTCAAATGGCGCGGAGCAAGGGTGCGACGCCGGTGCTGGTGACTTCCATGAACCGCCGCACTTTTGATGCAGAGGGGAAGATCATTCAAACGCTGGGAGATTATCCGGCGGCGATGCGGGAAATCGCCCAGCAACAGCATGTCGCGCTGATTGATCTGAACGCAATGAGCAAGGCGCTGTATGAAGCGATGGGGCCGCAGGGAACGATGAAGGCATTTGTGCATTTTCCGGCGAATACTTTTCCTGATCAGCCGCTAGCGTTGAATGATGACACGCATTTCACCGATTATGGCGCGTATGAATTAGCACGCTGCGTGGTGCAGGGTATTCGCGAAGCAGGGTTGCCGCTAACATCGGCAATTGTGAAGACGGAAAGCGGGTTTGATCCAGCGCAGCCGGACCGTCCCGAATTCTTGAAGCTGCCGCTCGATCCGCAGGTAAGCGCGGTGACTCCATATGGGCGATGA
- a CDS encoding glycoside hydrolase family 88/105 protein, whose protein sequence is MENRFPGRAVMALWLASLAFVSCLAQTQYPQPTVEQRAGIDKDNARHFGDDPEDGGPLATDLSPALKVKDIHKAMMKVADWELKTWQPWFDRTWTSSVLYTGLMAASASTGDTRYRDAVREVGKKYNWELRSHLPNADDQSVGQSYLELYFLDRDPAQIAPTRRELDALYPLEKDKEGRIQWWWCDALFMGPPVWARMYAATSDGKYLDYIEEHWQQTESLLYDKQEHLFARDVTFLDKREKNGQKIFWSRGNGWVMGGIVRTLQFMPKNDPRREHYVHLLREMAERVRTLQDPKDGLWHASLLDPTDYPLPEVSGSALFTYAMAWGVNEGILDRKIYKPVVAHAWKGMLGHIYADGRLGCIQQTGAAPAWYKPTASYDYGVGAFLLAGSEMARMAKH, encoded by the coding sequence ATGGAAAATAGATTTCCCGGACGCGCAGTGATGGCCCTATGGCTCGCGTCTCTGGCTTTTGTGTCGTGCCTGGCACAAACCCAATATCCACAGCCTACGGTGGAGCAGCGCGCTGGCATTGATAAGGACAATGCGCGGCATTTTGGAGATGATCCGGAAGACGGCGGCCCTCTGGCAACGGACCTCTCGCCTGCTTTGAAGGTGAAGGACATTCACAAGGCCATGATGAAGGTTGCGGACTGGGAGCTGAAGACCTGGCAACCGTGGTTTGACCGCACCTGGACTTCCAGTGTGCTCTACACCGGTCTGATGGCGGCATCAGCCTCTACCGGTGATACGCGCTATCGTGATGCAGTGCGCGAGGTGGGAAAGAAATATAACTGGGAGCTGCGCTCACATCTGCCGAATGCCGATGACCAGAGCGTGGGCCAATCCTATCTTGAGCTGTATTTTCTGGACCGCGATCCTGCGCAGATTGCTCCTACGCGACGGGAGCTGGACGCGTTGTATCCACTGGAAAAAGACAAAGAGGGGCGGATCCAGTGGTGGTGGTGTGACGCATTGTTTATGGGGCCGCCGGTATGGGCCCGGATGTATGCGGCAACCAGCGACGGAAAGTATCTTGATTACATTGAAGAGCACTGGCAGCAGACCGAGTCTCTGCTTTATGACAAGCAAGAGCACCTGTTTGCACGCGACGTTACGTTTCTGGACAAGCGGGAAAAGAACGGCCAGAAAATTTTCTGGTCGCGAGGCAATGGATGGGTGATGGGGGGGATTGTTCGCACGCTCCAATTTATGCCGAAGAATGATCCGCGGCGCGAACATTATGTCCACCTGCTGCGAGAGATGGCAGAGCGTGTAAGAACATTGCAGGACCCGAAGGACGGGCTATGGCATGCTTCTCTGCTTGACCCCACGGATTATCCTTTGCCAGAGGTCTCCGGCTCTGCACTCTTCACGTATGCCATGGCCTGGGGAGTGAACGAGGGCATTCTGGACCGAAAGATCTACAAGCCTGTTGTGGCGCACGCATGGAAGGGAATGCTAGGGCACATCTATGCCGATGGGCGCCTGGGTTGCATTCAGCAGACAGGCGCGGCGCCTGCCTGGTACAAGCCAACTGCGAGCTATGACTACGGAGTGGGCGCGTTTCTGCTTGCCGGGTCTGAGATGGCGCGTATGGCAAAACATTAG
- a CDS encoding oligogalacturonate lyase family protein, giving the protein MLVMKCSAALAFLSASLIAVAQQTPKEWVDAETGHRIVQLSEEPGSGSLYFNLNGYTPDGKKLLITTPHGMAFVDLGTRRIEPLSSDPHAHPIMVGHKTGRVYFVRDGAVWYLDPATKKETKIAEMPPHGSIATVNADETLMAGTYVEPQGSEKAQQLSPPPRTREGRGHMLEERYNAHLPMALFTLNIKTGEKKVLDRSTEWLNHLLFSPTDPNLLMFCHEGPWHKVDRIWLIHTDGTGPMLVHKRRMQMEIAGHEFWSQDGKTIWYDLQTPRGEDFWVAGYNVYDGHRTWWHLQRNEWSVHYNVSPDGTLFAGDGGDSKMVAHAPDGKWIYLFHPVPIPNMGVEEKDLITPGVFQAEKLVNMSKHDYALEPNVNFTPDGKWIVFRSNMSGQEQVYAVEVAREPVHGK; this is encoded by the coding sequence ATGCTTGTTATGAAATGCTCTGCTGCTCTTGCTTTCTTGTCTGCTTCTTTGATTGCTGTTGCTCAGCAAACACCAAAGGAGTGGGTGGATGCGGAAACAGGACACCGTATTGTCCAGCTTTCGGAAGAGCCTGGGAGTGGCAGTCTCTACTTCAACCTGAACGGATATACACCGGATGGCAAGAAACTGCTCATCACTACACCGCACGGGATGGCATTTGTTGACCTGGGCACGCGCAGGATTGAGCCGCTGAGCAGTGATCCACATGCGCACCCCATCATGGTGGGACATAAGACCGGGCGTGTCTACTTTGTTCGCGATGGAGCAGTGTGGTATCTGGACCCTGCGACCAAAAAGGAGACAAAGATCGCAGAGATGCCGCCACACGGTAGCATTGCAACCGTGAATGCAGACGAGACGCTGATGGCCGGAACATATGTGGAACCACAAGGATCAGAAAAGGCGCAGCAACTTTCACCTCCGCCGCGCACGCGCGAAGGCCGCGGGCACATGCTGGAAGAGCGATACAACGCGCATCTGCCGATGGCGCTTTTCACGCTTAATATCAAGACGGGCGAGAAGAAAGTCTTGGACCGCAGCACGGAATGGCTGAACCATCTGCTCTTTTCTCCTACAGACCCAAACCTGCTGATGTTCTGCCATGAAGGGCCTTGGCATAAAGTGGACCGCATCTGGCTGATTCATACGGACGGGACCGGGCCCATGCTTGTCCATAAGCGCAGGATGCAAATGGAGATTGCAGGGCATGAGTTTTGGTCGCAGGACGGCAAAACGATCTGGTATGACCTGCAGACGCCGCGCGGGGAGGACTTTTGGGTGGCAGGATACAACGTCTACGACGGACACCGAACCTGGTGGCACTTGCAGCGAAATGAGTGGTCCGTACACTACAACGTCTCGCCAGACGGGACACTTTTTGCAGGCGACGGCGGAGACAGTAAGATGGTGGCGCACGCTCCCGATGGCAAGTGGATCTATCTATTTCACCCTGTTCCCATTCCGAATATGGGCGTTGAAGAAAAAGATCTCATTACGCCGGGAGTGTTCCAAGCAGAAAAGCTGGTGAATATGTCAAAGCACGATTATGCGCTGGAACCGAATGTGAACTTTACTCCGGACGGAAAATGGATTGTCTTCCGCTCCAATATGTCCGGGCAGGAGCAGGTCTACGCCGTGGAGGTAGCCAGGGAGCCTGTGCATGGAAAATAG